Within the Bradyrhizobium ottawaense genome, the region GAGCGATCGATCATGCGCAGCTACCGATTTATCAGGGTTGTAAGCCTTGCCGCGCTGATACTTCTGGGCCCGGCGTTTGCCTCGGCTCAGCAGCCCCCTCCGGGGGTCCAGGCCGGCATGCTGACCTGCAACCTCGCGCCGAGCATCGGCCTGATTGTCGCCGAGAGCCAGCGGATGAGTTGTCGGTATGCACCCAACGGGCCTTATCCGCCCGAGAACTATAATGGTGTGCTGAACACGGTCGGGCTCGAACTCGGCATCACCGCAGGTGGAGCTATGGCGTGGGGCGTGTTTGCTCCAACTCAGGGGACGCCGATCGGAGCGTTGACCGGCGAGTACGTGGGCGCCAGCGGCGACATCGCAGTCGGGGTCGGAGTCGGCGCCAACGTCCTGTTCGGCGGCTCAAACCGAACGATTGCGCTGCAACCCTTGTCGGTCGAGGGGCAGGCGGGCTTGAACGTGTCCCTGGGAGTGTCGGGTCTGACACTAGCTTTCGCGCCCTGACGCCGATGGCAAGCCCCACGATCACACGGTGGCCCCGGTGGCTGAGGCTGACGATCGTGGGGGCTGTGACCGCGGGGGTCATAACCGGCGGTTGGCTTTCCTATCGTTACTTCGCCAAGCCAATCGTTTTGACGGTGGCGGCCGGCTCGGTTGATGGCGAGGCACTGTCGCTGATTTCGGCGGTCGCTGCGCGCCTGACGGCCTCGAACGCGCATGTTCGATTGAAAGTGGTGGATAGCAATACCTCAGCCAAGGCATCGGAACTGCTGGCTGCGCACAAGGCCGATCTCGCTGTCGTTCGTGGCGATACCGGCGGTCTGGCGGATGCAAGGAGCGTGCTCCTGCTGACCCACGGCGTGGTTCTGCTCATGGCGCCTTCGACCTTGAGCGGCGATAGTCTTGGCGATCTTCGCGATACGACGATTGGCGTCATCGGAGGGGCGATTAACCGGCCTGTGGTGGATGCACTGAAGCAGGTTTATCCGTTTGATCGCGCCAAGGTCATTTTCCAGGATATTGCCGTAGCCGACGGTGCCACCGCGCTTTCGTCCGGCCGGGTTCACGCCCTTCTGGCGGTTGTCCCGCTGACCGAGAAGTACCTGGCCAAAGTCAGACAGTTCTTCCAGCAGGACCGGACCAGGGGATCGGTTCCGAAACTGATCGAAATCGAGTCAGCCGGAGCCGTCGCCAACATCGCGCAGTATTACGAGAGTTACGACATCCCAAAGGGGACCTTGCGAGGCGCGCCACCTGTTCCATCCGACGATCTGACGTCGCTTCGCGTTTCGTATTTTCTTGTTGCCAACAAGTCGGTGGGTAACAGCGCCATCACCGACCTGACGCAGTCCCTGGTCGACGTTCGAAGGGACCTGTTGTCCCAATATCCGATATTGGCGCAAGCGGCCGAGCCGAGCACCGACGCCGATGCGCTGATTCCCATCCATCCGGGAGCTGCGACGTACTACAACGGAAACCAGCAGAGCTTTCTCGATAAGTATGACGACAAGCTCTATTACGGGTCGTTGCTGCTGGGATCACTTCTCTCCGTCATTGTTGCTGCCTGGCGCTTCGCGGGTTCGGGAGCCGCGCCCCGTAGCATGCTCGAACCGCTCTATGAGTTCGGCAATGAGATCAAGGGTGCCAAGAGCGAGGCCGAGCTGGAAGAAATCGAAAAACGTATCGACGATATCCTGAAGTCCGAACTTGCCAGGAACGCG harbors:
- a CDS encoding DUF992 domain-containing protein; its protein translation is MRSYRFIRVVSLAALILLGPAFASAQQPPPGVQAGMLTCNLAPSIGLIVAESQRMSCRYAPNGPYPPENYNGVLNTVGLELGITAGGAMAWGVFAPTQGTPIGALTGEYVGASGDIAVGVGVGANVLFGGSNRTIALQPLSVEGQAGLNVSLGVSGLTLAFAP
- a CDS encoding TAXI family TRAP transporter solute-binding subunit: MGAVTAGVITGGWLSYRYFAKPIVLTVAAGSVDGEALSLISAVAARLTASNAHVRLKVVDSNTSAKASELLAAHKADLAVVRGDTGGLADARSVLLLTHGVVLLMAPSTLSGDSLGDLRDTTIGVIGGAINRPVVDALKQVYPFDRAKVIFQDIAVADGATALSSGRVHALLAVVPLTEKYLAKVRQFFQQDRTRGSVPKLIEIESAGAVANIAQYYESYDIPKGTLRGAPPVPSDDLTSLRVSYFLVANKSVGNSAITDLTQSLVDVRRDLLSQYPILAQAAEPSTDADALIPIHPGAATYYNGNQQSFLDKYDDKLYYGSLLLGSLLSVIVAAWRFAGSGAAPRSMLEPLYEFGNEIKGAKSEAELEEIEKRIDDILKSELARNANGEGADSPDMAALGLTAHRLQYLMSHRRLSLHKSS